The Rhododendron vialii isolate Sample 1 chromosome 8a, ASM3025357v1 genome has a window encoding:
- the LOC131298055 gene encoding eukaryotic translation initiation factor 5-like, with protein MALQNIGASNSDDAFYRYKMPKMITKIEGRGNGIKTNIVNMVDIAKALARPPSYTTKYFGNELGAQSKFDEKTGVALVNGGHDTVKLAGLLENFIKKYVQCYGCGNPETEVLITKTQMVQLKCAACGFVSDVDMRDKLTTFILKNPPEPKKGSKEKKAMRRAEKERLKEGEAADEEMKKLKKEVKKKGPSTSKDGPAKASSNKKKASGSDEERTPPTVNHVDEKEEDGDDDDDDVQWQTDTSAEAARQRIQEQLSAATAEMVMLSTNETNGASQSPKTASPPPGVNPKVENGNSSHEKLVEEVKAKLQKGVTANQLQSILASFSGSPQDVMTALFEALFDGVEKGFAKEVAKKKGYLAAAVAGDEGSQLLLLRAIEAFVLKPSVPALKEVAVFLKALYDADVVVEEYVMQWYQEGLAGGNKDSQMWKNVRPFIEWLQSAESETEEE; from the coding sequence atggCTTTACAAAACATAGGTGCCAGCAATAGTGATGATGCCTTCTACAGGTATAAGATGCCTAAGATGATTACCAAGATTGAGGGCCGAGGAAATGGTATTAAGACAAACATTGTCAACATGGTTGATATTGCAAAGGCTTTGGCACGGCCTCCTTCTTACACAACAAAGTATTTTGGTAATGAGCTGGGGGCACAATCTAAATTTGATGAGAAAACTGGAGTTGCACTTGTTAATGGTGGACATGACACTGTTAAACTTGCTGGTCTGCTGGAGAACTTTATTAAGAAGTATGTGCAGTGTTATGGCTGTGGCAATCCCGAAACGGAAGTCCTAATTACAAAAACTCAGATGGTACAACTGAAGTGTGCAGCATGTGGTTTTGTTTCCGATGTGGATATGAGGGACAAGCTCACAACCTTCATATTAAAGAATCCACCTGAACCAAAAAAGGGATCGAAAGAGAAGAAGGCCATGAGGAGGGCTGAGAAAGAGCGACTGAAGGAAGGTGAGGCAGCTGATGAAgagatgaagaagctgaagaaagAGGTGAAGAAAAAGGGGCCTTCCACTTCTAAGGATGGGCCTGCAAAAGCCagctccaacaaaaagaaagccAGTGGTTCAGATGAGGAACGTACTCCACCCACTGTAAACCATGTTGATGAGAAAGAAGAGGATGGTGACGATGACGACGACGATGTCCAGTGGCAAACTGACACATCAGCTGAGGCGGCCCGCCAGCGCATCCAAGAGCAACTGAGTGCTGCTACAGCAGAAATGGTTATGCTTTCCACTAATGAGACCAATGGAGCAAGCCAGAGTCCAAAAACTGCGTCTCCGCCACCTGGGGTGAATCCCAAAGTTGAGAATGGAAACTCAAGCCATGAAAAGCTAGTGGAAGAGGTGAAAGCAAAACTGCAGAAGGGAGTTACTGCAAACCAACTCCAGTCTATCTTGGCATCATTTTCCGGATCTCCTCAGGATGTAATGACTGCTTTGTTTGAGGCACTCTTTGATGGGGTTGAGAAAGGgtttgcaaaggaggtggccaAGAAGAAAGGATATTtggctgctgctgttgctgggGATGAGGGATCACAGTTGCTTCTACTTCGAGCGATTGAGGCTTTTGTTTTGAAGCCTAGCGTACCTGCTTTGAAGGAAGTGGCTGTATTTCTTAAGGCACTTTACGATGCtgatgtggtggtggaggagtacGTTATGCAGTGGTATCAGGAAGGTCTGGCAGGTGGCAACAAGGACTCGCAGATGTGGAAGAATGTGAGGCCCTTTATTGAGTGGCTCCAGAGCGCAGAGTCTGAAACAGAGGAGGAATGA